The following are encoded together in the Pectobacterium punjabense genome:
- the sstT gene encoding serine/threonine transporter SstT produces the protein MATQHSRFLQYVTHGSLVKQILLGLAAGIILASLSTQAALAAGLLGTLFVGALKAVAPILVLMLVMASVANHQQGQKTNIRPILFLYLIGTFSAALIAVVLSVLFPSTLALNAQAADITPPSGIVEVLKGLLMSIVANPIHALLNANYIGILVWAVGLGLAFRHGSASTKNLISDASHAVTAIVRVVIRFAPLGIFGLVASTLAETGFGALWGYAHLLMVLLGGMLLVAFVVNPLIVYWKIRRNPYPLVLRCLRESGVTAFFTRSSAANIPVNMELCRKLNLNEDSYSVAIPLGATINMAGAAITITVLALAAVHTLGIEVDIATALLLSVVAAICACGASGVAGGSLLLIPLACSMFGISNDIAMQVVAVGFIIGVLQDSAETALNSSTDVIFTAAVCQAEDAKLAEKERLNLL, from the coding sequence ATGGCAACTCAACACTCTCGTTTTTTGCAGTACGTTACCCACGGCAGCCTGGTTAAACAGATTCTTCTGGGGCTTGCGGCTGGTATTATTCTGGCTTCGCTGTCTACGCAGGCTGCACTGGCGGCTGGCTTATTGGGAACGCTGTTCGTCGGCGCATTGAAAGCCGTCGCCCCCATTCTGGTTTTGATGCTGGTAATGGCATCGGTTGCCAATCATCAGCAAGGGCAGAAAACCAATATTCGCCCGATCCTGTTTCTGTACCTCATCGGTACCTTCTCTGCGGCGCTGATTGCCGTTGTACTCAGTGTCCTCTTCCCTTCCACGCTGGCGCTCAACGCGCAGGCCGCCGACATCACGCCACCATCGGGTATTGTCGAAGTATTAAAAGGCCTGTTGATGAGTATTGTCGCTAACCCGATTCACGCTCTGCTCAATGCCAACTACATCGGTATTCTGGTGTGGGCTGTAGGTCTGGGATTAGCTTTCCGTCATGGATCAGCTTCCACAAAGAACCTGATCAGCGATGCATCTCACGCAGTAACGGCTATCGTGCGTGTCGTGATTCGTTTCGCACCGCTGGGGATTTTCGGTCTGGTCGCCTCAACGCTGGCAGAAACCGGCTTCGGCGCACTGTGGGGCTACGCTCATCTGCTAATGGTACTGCTCGGCGGCATGCTGCTGGTGGCATTCGTCGTTAACCCGCTGATCGTCTACTGGAAGATTCGCCGCAACCCTTATCCGCTGGTGCTACGCTGCCTGCGTGAGAGCGGCGTGACAGCCTTCTTTACCCGTAGCTCTGCCGCCAACATTCCGGTGAATATGGAACTGTGCCGCAAGCTGAATCTTAATGAAGATAGCTATTCAGTGGCTATACCGTTGGGCGCTACCATCAATATGGCGGGCGCAGCAATTACCATTACGGTACTGGCGCTGGCGGCCGTTCATACACTAGGGATTGAAGTTGATATCGCTACCGCATTATTACTGAGCGTGGTGGCAGCTATCTGTGCCTGTGGTGCATCAGGTGTGGCGGGTGGTTCACTGTTACTGATTCCACTGGCGTGCAGCATGTTCGGTATTTCCAACGATATCGCCATGCAGGTGGTCGCGGTTGGCTTCATCATCGGCGTATTGCAGGACTCCGCAGAAACGGCACTAAACTCATCAACGGACGTGATTTTTACCGCCGCCGTGTGTCAGGCAGAAGATGCCAAACTAGCGGAAAAAGAGCGTTTGAATCTGCTGTAA
- the rlmG gene encoding 23S rRNA (guanine(1835)-N(2))-methyltransferase RlmG — protein sequence MSQLELETCNLTLVRYPQVAENSALQAWDAADEYLLRELASMEIAPGPRLIFNDTFGALACGLQAQSPVSISDSYLSQLATRHNLELNGYDADAVTLLDSMAELPDAPALVVMKIPKTIALLEHQLRMLRKVVTPQTRIIAGAKARDIHTSTLQLFERVMGPTKTSLAWKKARLVHCEWAELKVSEQSLTTEWELDGYGYRIQNHANVYSRNGLDIGARFFMQHLPEQIDGKIVDLGCGNGVIGLAALKANPEATVGFFDESYMAVASSQMNVEVNCPQDIERCSFTVNNGLSRVRRDTLQAVLCNPPFHQQQAVTDEIAWQMFMDARRCLQVGGELRIVGNRHLDYFHKLKRLFGNCETIASNTKFAVLRAVKTGSSR from the coding sequence ATGAGCCAACTCGAATTGGAAACGTGCAACCTGACGTTGGTGCGTTACCCTCAGGTCGCTGAAAACTCGGCGCTACAGGCGTGGGATGCCGCAGATGAATATCTGCTGCGTGAGCTGGCCAGCATGGAGATCGCGCCGGGGCCGCGCCTGATTTTCAATGATACGTTTGGTGCGCTGGCCTGCGGCTTGCAGGCGCAATCACCTGTCAGTATCAGTGACTCTTATCTCAGCCAACTGGCGACGCGACATAATCTGGAACTGAACGGTTATGATGCCGATGCGGTAACGCTGTTGGATAGCATGGCGGAGCTACCCGATGCGCCTGCGCTGGTGGTGATGAAGATACCCAAAACGATCGCGCTGCTGGAACACCAGTTGAGAATGTTGCGTAAGGTCGTCACGCCGCAAACGCGTATTATTGCCGGGGCGAAGGCGCGGGATATTCATACCTCTACGCTGCAATTGTTTGAGCGTGTGATGGGGCCGACGAAAACCTCGCTGGCCTGGAAAAAGGCACGTCTGGTTCACTGTGAGTGGGCGGAACTAAAAGTCAGTGAGCAGTCACTTACTACTGAGTGGGAGCTGGATGGTTACGGCTATCGTATTCAAAACCACGCTAACGTGTATTCTCGTAATGGGTTGGATATCGGCGCACGTTTCTTTATGCAGCATTTGCCGGAACAGATAGATGGCAAGATCGTCGATCTCGGCTGTGGCAACGGTGTCATTGGGCTGGCCGCGCTGAAAGCCAACCCGGAGGCTACCGTCGGATTCTTTGACGAATCCTACATGGCGGTGGCCTCAAGCCAGATGAACGTTGAGGTTAACTGTCCGCAGGATATCGAGCGCTGTAGCTTCACGGTGAACAACGGATTGTCCCGCGTTAGGCGCGATACGTTGCAGGCGGTGCTGTGTAACCCGCCGTTCCACCAGCAGCAGGCGGTGACGGACGAAATCGCTTGGCAGATGTTTATGGATGCCCGTCGTTGCCTTCAGGTTGGTGGTGAACTACGTATTGTGGGCAATCGCCATCTGGATTACTTCCACAAGCTGAAGCGCCTGTTCGGTAACTGTGAAACCATTGCCAGCAACACCAAGTTTGCCGTGCTGCGTGCGGTTAAAACGGGCTCGTCCCGCTAA
- a CDS encoding Gfo/Idh/MocA family protein has translation MIRFAIVGTSWITRQFVDAAHETGKLKLTAIYSRTAEKAQPFQADYMVDTRFDSLDAMAKSDLIDAVYLASPNSLHCEQALLFLSHGKHVICEKPLASNRYEVEQMIACARENQVVLFEAFKTASLPNFSVIQQALPKVGRLRKVVLNYCQYSSRYPRYLAGENPNTFNPAFSNGSIMDIGYYCLAFAVALWGEPCTTQASATLLESGVDAHGSITLNYGDFDVTIIHSKVSHSAIPSEIQGEDGSLVIEKVSECHNVKFIPREGKQLDLSQPQHINSMLYEADIFAALVNDGDINHAELARSRTVAGLLTEIRRQTGVVFPADAAAPGSAE, from the coding sequence ATGATTCGCTTCGCTATTGTAGGAACCAGTTGGATCACCCGTCAGTTTGTTGATGCCGCCCATGAAACCGGCAAACTGAAGCTTACCGCCATCTATTCACGCACGGCAGAAAAAGCGCAGCCGTTTCAAGCTGATTATATGGTGGATACGCGCTTTGATTCACTGGACGCCATGGCGAAATCCGATCTTATCGACGCCGTGTATCTGGCAAGCCCTAACTCACTGCATTGCGAGCAGGCTCTGCTCTTCCTGAGCCACGGCAAGCATGTCATCTGTGAAAAACCGCTGGCTTCCAACCGCTATGAAGTCGAACAGATGATCGCCTGTGCCAGAGAAAATCAGGTCGTGCTCTTTGAAGCGTTCAAAACCGCCAGCCTGCCCAATTTTAGCGTGATCCAGCAGGCGCTGCCAAAAGTCGGCCGGCTGCGTAAAGTGGTGCTGAATTACTGCCAGTATTCCTCACGCTACCCGCGCTATCTGGCAGGCGAGAACCCAAATACGTTCAATCCGGCGTTTTCCAACGGTTCCATTATGGATATCGGCTACTACTGTCTGGCCTTCGCCGTGGCACTGTGGGGAGAACCGTGTACCACGCAGGCCAGCGCAACATTGTTGGAAAGCGGCGTGGATGCACATGGCAGCATTACCCTGAATTACGGCGACTTCGATGTAACCATCATTCATTCCAAAGTCAGCCACTCCGCCATCCCCAGTGAAATTCAGGGGGAAGACGGCTCGCTGGTGATTGAAAAAGTTTCCGAATGCCATAACGTGAAATTCATCCCGCGTGAAGGCAAGCAGTTGGATCTCAGCCAGCCGCAGCATATCAACAGCATGCTGTACGAAGCCGACATCTTTGCCGCGTTGGTGAACGACGGCGATATTAACCATGCGGAATTGGCGCGCTCACGTACCGTCGCTGGGCTGCTGACAGAAATTCGCCGCCAAACAGGTGTCGTATTTCCAGCCGATGCCGCAGCGCCGGGAAGTGCAGAGTAA
- a CDS encoding YgjV family protein, giving the protein MTHYWVAQSVGVLAFLVGITMFFNRNDKKFKIQLSAYSAVIGLHFFLMGANAAGASALLNSARTLISLKTHNIIVMFVFIALTLGFGLSGMHHAMELLPIAGTVASTWALFRTSGLTTRCVMWCSTAGWVVHNIWLGSIGGSLIEGSFLLMNGFNIIRFWRMQQRGIDPFSVENKA; this is encoded by the coding sequence CAGTCTGTTGGTGTATTGGCTTTTCTGGTCGGTATCACCATGTTTTTCAACCGTAACGATAAAAAATTTAAAATACAGCTCTCGGCATACAGCGCGGTGATTGGCCTACATTTCTTCTTGATGGGGGCAAATGCGGCAGGTGCCAGCGCCTTGTTGAACTCGGCACGTACGCTAATCTCACTCAAAACACATAACATCATTGTGATGTTTGTCTTTATTGCATTAACGCTCGGATTTGGTTTGTCGGGTATGCACCATGCGATGGAACTGCTGCCGATAGCAGGGACGGTCGCCAGTACCTGGGCGCTGTTCCGCACCTCTGGGTTAACGACGCGCTGCGTGATGTGGTGCTCAACCGCTGGTTGGGTTGTGCATAATATCTGGCTGGGCTCGATTGGTGGATCGCTGATCGAAGGCAGCTTCCTGCTGATGAACGGCTTTAACATCATCCGCTTCTGGCGTATGCAGCAGCGCGGCATCGATCCTTTCAGCGTAGAGAATAAAGCGTAA
- a CDS encoding CopM family metallochaperone, with protein MKRVHFLLTATLLVPFFSLAADSAHSGHGATNNVSSSQQAYAKGMDAMHTEMMEGMQSSDPDIAFAKGMIAHHRGAIDMAKTELQYGKDPELRKLAEAIIKAQQPEIDQMEAWLKKQGKP; from the coding sequence ATGAAGCGTGTCCATTTTTTATTAACGGCGACCTTGCTGGTTCCGTTTTTCTCGCTGGCGGCCGACAGCGCCCATAGCGGCCATGGTGCAACGAACAATGTGTCGTCCTCCCAGCAGGCGTATGCGAAAGGGATGGATGCGATGCATACTGAGATGATGGAAGGCATGCAGTCCAGCGATCCTGATATTGCCTTTGCTAAGGGGATGATTGCGCACCACCGCGGCGCGATTGATATGGCAAAAACGGAGCTGCAATACGGTAAAGACCCGGAATTGCGCAAGCTGGCGGAAGCGATTATCAAAGCCCAGCAGCCGGAGATCGACCAAATGGAAGCCTGGCTGAAGAAGCAAGGCAAGCCTTAA
- the spy gene encoding ATP-independent periplasmic protein-refolding chaperone Spy: MRKLTAMLVASSLALGAAGLAHANDAPKGPASEHKMMMKEGREHRGMMGPDAMFKELNLTEAQKQQIKDIMKDSREKMHKAMQDDRREMHSLVASETFDAAKAQAQLDKADAAHKARMLNGLETKNKIYNVLTPEQKKQYNDSFEKRLTQPQKPDGKPTPAE, encoded by the coding sequence ATGCGTAAACTCACTGCAATGCTGGTTGCTTCTTCTTTGGCATTGGGCGCGGCAGGCCTCGCGCATGCTAATGACGCACCGAAAGGCCCGGCATCAGAACACAAGATGATGATGAAAGAGGGTCGTGAGCACCGTGGCATGATGGGGCCGGATGCGATGTTTAAGGAGCTGAATTTAACGGAAGCGCAGAAGCAGCAAATTAAAGACATCATGAAAGATTCACGCGAGAAAATGCATAAAGCGATGCAGGACGATCGTCGTGAGATGCATAGCCTGGTCGCATCAGAGACTTTTGATGCCGCAAAAGCGCAGGCGCAATTGGATAAAGCTGACGCCGCACACAAGGCCAGAATGCTTAATGGACTGGAAACCAAAAACAAAATTTACAACGTTCTGACGCCAGAGCAGAAGAAACAGTACAACGACAGCTTTGAAAAGCGACTGACTCAACCGCAAAAACCTGATGGCAAGCCAACGCCTGCGGAATAA
- a CDS encoding GGDEF domain-containing protein: MNNDLMLKTKKFMPFLFLTTLIVSCMGFRFRVLDELSLFWPANILVFCLMVSFRVRKGTIKAKTLSICMGFLVSYAAMLLAALLMDNNSPLKTKVLLCLCNMVFVVTAWCAFCLMCRFTGKWSTFEKFSKYYVYIIFASTFLGAFSSGVAYGFYAYVYDTGNRYDEFMDWFSEQLGTGIILAFFFLRGKDILRVLRNIPLCPKHVRDNVFPFLVFIIFLLVSLFFLDASLITLSVIPLTLCAFNYSFPVMSLLCAITGVILNYLYINQVGILINSNSEAYINSFLTTARLNIAMLIMAMLSVSHFVSMNRRLIKIIESNSLKDALTNTFNRRAFLSMLNGRQGMLMNKKKRQLTLLFLDIDYFKQVNDTYGHASGDELIASFARMLSANIRPSDILCRWGGEEFVIAAYDLTVEQSEAMAEVLRRLTELTPLTLSDGRAIHFTTSIGVAIFSQYEGGNIYDLIGLADEQLYKAKAQGRNRVCIRLAEGV; encoded by the coding sequence ATGAATAACGATTTGATGTTGAAAACTAAAAAGTTCATGCCGTTTTTATTTCTGACCACCCTAATCGTGAGCTGTATGGGATTTCGATTTCGCGTGCTGGATGAGTTATCGCTGTTTTGGCCCGCGAATATTTTAGTTTTTTGTCTCATGGTTAGCTTCAGGGTCAGAAAAGGGACGATAAAAGCTAAAACGCTCTCTATCTGCATGGGGTTTTTAGTGAGTTATGCAGCGATGCTGTTAGCGGCGTTACTGATGGACAATAACTCACCGTTAAAAACCAAGGTGCTATTGTGCTTGTGTAATATGGTTTTTGTCGTGACGGCCTGGTGCGCCTTTTGCCTGATGTGTCGGTTTACCGGAAAGTGGTCCACATTTGAAAAATTCAGCAAATATTACGTCTATATTATTTTCGCTTCGACGTTTTTAGGCGCCTTCTCATCCGGTGTGGCATATGGCTTTTACGCCTATGTCTACGATACGGGCAACCGCTATGACGAGTTTATGGACTGGTTCAGTGAGCAACTGGGCACCGGCATTATCCTCGCGTTCTTTTTCCTGCGGGGTAAAGACATTCTGCGGGTGCTGCGGAATATTCCGCTATGTCCTAAGCACGTCAGAGACAATGTTTTTCCTTTCCTGGTCTTTATTATTTTCCTCTTGGTTAGCCTATTTTTTTTGGATGCCAGCCTGATTACGCTGTCCGTTATTCCGCTCACGCTGTGTGCGTTCAACTACTCTTTCCCGGTGATGTCGTTACTCTGTGCGATAACGGGGGTAATACTAAATTATCTCTATATTAATCAAGTCGGTATCCTCATTAATTCAAACTCTGAAGCGTACATTAATTCGTTTCTCACCACGGCGCGGCTGAATATTGCGATGTTAATTATGGCGATGTTAAGCGTCTCTCATTTTGTCTCGATGAACCGGCGACTGATTAAAATCATCGAAAGCAATAGCCTGAAGGATGCGCTGACCAATACCTTCAATCGCCGCGCTTTCCTCAGCATGCTGAACGGAAGGCAGGGTATGTTGATGAATAAGAAAAAGCGCCAATTAACGCTGCTATTTCTGGATATCGATTATTTTAAGCAGGTCAACGATACCTATGGGCACGCCAGCGGTGATGAATTGATCGCCAGCTTTGCCCGTATGCTGAGCGCAAATATTCGCCCGAGCGACATTCTTTGCCGCTGGGGCGGAGAAGAGTTTGTGATTGCGGCTTATGATCTCACGGTTGAGCAGTCTGAGGCCATGGCCGAAGTGCTACGGCGTCTTACGGAATTAACTCCGCTTACGCTGTCCGATGGCCGGGCAATCCATTTTACGACCAGCATTGGCGTTGCCATTTTTTCCCAGTATGAAGGCGGCAATATTTACGATCTGATCGGTCTGGCAGACGAGCAGTTGTATAAGGCGAAGGCGCAGGGACGTAACCGCGTTTGCATACGCCTGGCCGAGGGAGTCTGA
- a CDS encoding NADPH-dependent 2,4-dienoyl-CoA reductase: MTAYPMLLTPLDLGFTTLKNRVVMGSMHTGLEEHPDGAERLAAFYRERALGGVGLIVTGGIAPNAKGAVAKGGATLHDETQVAHHQILTQAVHEAGGKIALQILHAGRYSYQPDPVAPSAIQAPINRFAPRAMSTQDIMQTINDFAHCAVLAQQAGYDGVEIMGSEGYLINQFLVAHTNHRDDEWGGDFQRRCRFALEIVRAVREQTGPDFILIYRLSMLDLIEEGSSWQEIVQLAQAIEQAGATLINTGIGWHEARIPTIATLVPRGAFGWVTKKLMGKVRIPLITTNRINDPSVAEQLLAEGCADMVSMARPFLADAELVAKAQSGRADEINTCIGCNQACLDQIFAGKVTSCLVNPRACHETELPIQLARVSKRFAVVGAGPAGMAFAVNAAARGHQVTLFEASSYIGGQFNIAKQIPGKAEFYETLRYYRRQLELHGVTLRLSTQATATDLLGFDDVILASGIVPRIPAIAGIDHPNVLSYLDVLRDKKPVGKRVAIIGAGGIGFDTAHYLLTEKRLPSSHHHLNSPSSQPEYNDFYAEWGIDKQLQHRGGLLPHQSGELPHLRDITLLQRKAGKPGENLGKTTGWIHRTTLLRHGVTMLGGVEYHRIDDEGLHITHDQQMRCLPVDNIIICAGQEPNRKLYDPLQAAGCHVHLIGGADVAQELDARRAIDQATRLALTL, from the coding sequence ATGACTGCCTACCCCATGCTGCTTACTCCACTCGATCTTGGCTTCACCACGTTAAAGAACCGCGTAGTCATGGGTTCGATGCATACGGGTTTGGAAGAACACCCGGACGGCGCAGAAAGGCTGGCAGCATTTTATCGTGAGCGGGCGCTGGGCGGCGTAGGTTTGATTGTTACAGGCGGTATTGCGCCAAACGCAAAAGGAGCCGTCGCCAAAGGAGGCGCGACCCTACATGACGAGACACAGGTGGCGCATCACCAGATACTCACGCAGGCGGTACACGAGGCAGGCGGAAAAATTGCGCTGCAAATTCTCCACGCGGGGCGCTACAGCTATCAGCCCGATCCGGTCGCGCCCTCCGCCATTCAGGCTCCGATTAACCGCTTTGCGCCACGGGCAATGAGCACGCAGGATATTATGCAAACCATCAACGACTTTGCTCATTGCGCCGTGCTGGCGCAGCAGGCAGGTTACGATGGCGTGGAAATCATGGGCTCGGAAGGCTATCTGATTAATCAGTTTCTGGTGGCACACACGAATCATCGTGACGATGAATGGGGCGGTGATTTTCAACGCCGCTGCCGTTTTGCACTTGAGATTGTCCGCGCCGTGCGGGAGCAAACAGGGCCTGACTTCATCCTGATTTACCGTTTATCCATGCTCGACCTGATAGAAGAAGGCTCAAGCTGGCAGGAAATTGTGCAACTGGCGCAGGCCATTGAGCAGGCGGGCGCCACTCTCATCAATACCGGCATTGGCTGGCATGAAGCGCGTATTCCCACTATTGCTACACTGGTGCCGCGCGGTGCCTTCGGCTGGGTGACAAAGAAGTTGATGGGGAAAGTCCGCATCCCGCTGATTACCACCAACCGCATCAACGATCCCAGCGTAGCGGAACAACTGCTGGCCGAGGGCTGTGCTGACATGGTATCAATGGCGCGCCCTTTTCTCGCCGATGCTGAACTGGTGGCAAAAGCGCAGTCGGGGCGTGCTGATGAAATCAATACCTGCATCGGCTGCAATCAGGCCTGCCTCGATCAGATTTTCGCTGGTAAGGTCACTTCTTGTCTGGTCAACCCACGCGCCTGTCACGAAACTGAACTACCTATCCAGCTTGCGCGGGTCAGTAAACGCTTTGCAGTGGTCGGCGCAGGGCCTGCTGGCATGGCCTTTGCCGTCAACGCCGCCGCACGCGGCCATCAGGTCACACTGTTTGAAGCGTCTTCCTATATTGGCGGACAGTTCAATATTGCCAAACAGATCCCTGGTAAAGCGGAATTTTATGAAACGCTGCGCTACTACCGTCGCCAGTTAGAACTGCACGGCGTCACGCTGCGCCTGAGCACGCAGGCAACGGCGACGGATTTGCTCGGTTTTGATGATGTGATCCTGGCATCTGGCATTGTGCCGCGTATCCCCGCGATTGCAGGCATCGATCACCCCAATGTGCTGAGTTATCTGGACGTACTGCGCGATAAAAAACCCGTCGGTAAGCGAGTGGCCATTATCGGTGCAGGCGGCATCGGTTTTGATACTGCACACTACCTTTTAACTGAAAAGCGCCTTCCCAGTAGCCATCATCACCTTAATTCCCCTTCTTCTCAGCCTGAATACAATGATTTTTATGCGGAATGGGGTATCGATAAACAGCTACAACACCGGGGCGGCCTGCTGCCCCATCAATCTGGCGAGCTTCCCCACCTGCGGGACATTACCTTATTACAGCGGAAGGCAGGCAAACCCGGCGAAAATCTGGGCAAAACGACAGGTTGGATACACCGCACTACCCTGCTGCGCCACGGCGTGACGATGCTGGGCGGCGTGGAATATCACCGTATTGATGATGAAGGGCTGCATATTACCCATGACCAGCAAATGCGCTGCCTGCCAGTGGATAACATCATTATTTGTGCTGGTCAGGAGCCCAACCGAAAACTGTATGACCCCTTGCAGGCTGCCGGGTGCCATGTTCATCTGATTGGCGGTGCTGATGTGGCACAGGAATTAGACGCTCGCCGGGCAATCGATCAGGCTACCCGGCTGGCGTTAACGCTATAA
- a CDS encoding TerC family protein: MHTIGTPWLWGSFAAIVIVMLAIDLLYQGRKGSTVMTFKQAAVWSIIWVTLSLLFNAGFWWYLDGTLGRDVANAQSLAFLTGYLIEKALAVDNVFVWLMLFGYFAVPPQYQRRVLIYGVLGAIVLRTLMVFGGSWLVTQFQWLLYVFGAFLLFTGIKMALAKDGDGAIGDKPLVRWLRSHLRMTDSIENERFFVRRNGLLYATPLFLVLIMVEISDVIFAVDSIPAIFAVTTDPFIVLTSNLFAILGLRAMYFLLAGVAERFSLLKYGLAVILIFIGIKMLLIDIFHIPVAVSLGVVASILIITMLINVWVNKRAER, from the coding sequence ATGCACACCATTGGCACTCCGTGGTTATGGGGCAGCTTCGCTGCCATTGTTATTGTGATGCTGGCCATTGACCTGCTCTACCAAGGGCGCAAAGGGTCAACGGTCATGACGTTTAAACAGGCTGCCGTCTGGTCTATCATCTGGGTCACACTCTCTCTACTGTTCAATGCCGGTTTCTGGTGGTATCTGGACGGCACATTGGGTCGCGACGTTGCCAACGCCCAGTCGTTGGCATTCTTGACTGGTTATTTGATTGAGAAAGCCCTCGCCGTTGATAACGTCTTCGTCTGGTTGATGCTCTTCGGCTACTTCGCTGTTCCGCCACAATATCAACGTCGCGTGCTGATTTATGGCGTGCTGGGTGCCATCGTTCTCAGAACGCTGATGGTGTTTGGCGGCAGTTGGCTGGTCACACAGTTCCAGTGGCTACTCTATGTGTTTGGCGCATTTCTGCTGTTCACCGGCATTAAAATGGCGCTGGCTAAAGACGGGGATGGCGCGATCGGTGACAAGCCGCTGGTGCGCTGGCTGCGTAGCCATCTGCGTATGACGGACAGCATCGAGAATGAACGATTCTTCGTACGCCGTAACGGCCTGCTGTACGCCACGCCGCTGTTTCTGGTACTGATTATGGTTGAAATCAGTGACGTGATTTTCGCCGTCGACAGCATCCCAGCGATTTTCGCCGTCACGACCGATCCCTTCATTGTCCTAACGTCTAACCTGTTCGCTATTCTGGGCCTGCGTGCCATGTACTTCCTGCTAGCTGGCGTGGCTGAACGCTTCTCGCTGCTGAAATATGGTCTGGCCGTCATCCTGATTTTCATCGGTATCAAGATGCTGCTCATCGATATCTTCCATATTCCGGTGGCCGTTTCTCTGGGCGTCGTCGCGAGTATTCTGATCATTACGATGCTGATCAACGTCTGGGTGAACAAACGCGCCGAGCGTTAA